The Nocardia arthritidis genome has a window encoding:
- a CDS encoding MGMT family protein has translation MATTDAEVERVRELVASIPRGRVVTYGDIAAAAGLSTPRTVGWIMRTDSADLPWHRVLGASGKPARHLAERQLRRLAEEGVPIRDGRVDLRAVRFPFH, from the coding sequence ATGGCCACCACCGATGCCGAGGTCGAGCGGGTGCGCGAACTCGTCGCATCGATTCCGCGCGGTCGGGTCGTCACCTATGGGGATATCGCGGCGGCCGCCGGACTGTCGACGCCGCGGACGGTCGGCTGGATCATGCGCACCGACTCCGCGGATCTGCCGTGGCACCGGGTGCTCGGCGCGAGTGGAAAACCCGCGCGTCACCTGGCCGAACGGCAGCTGCGCCGACTCGCCGAGGAGGGCGTGCCGATCCGTGACGGCCGAGTGGACTTGCGCGCCGTGCGTTTTCCGTTCCACTGA
- a CDS encoding 1,2-dihydroxy-3-keto-5-methylthiopentene dioxygenase, with product MTLLQVMAADNAAEVRVRTTDDAVIGAELAKYGVTYGHWPVLDDAAAIASDELLARYRDEVGELNADGRYKHIDIARIHPDDGNPEWPQIAKGAREKFLNEHRHAEDEVRFFAAGRGCFYLHLGEEVLATVCEAGDLLSVPAGTLHWFDMGTRPDFIAIRFFEEEDGWIGDFSGDRISESFPTLDELLIAP from the coding sequence ATGACCCTGCTGCAGGTGATGGCCGCCGACAATGCGGCCGAGGTGCGGGTACGGACCACCGACGACGCGGTGATCGGCGCCGAATTGGCAAAGTACGGCGTCACTTACGGCCACTGGCCGGTGCTGGACGACGCCGCGGCGATCGCCTCCGACGAGCTGCTGGCCCGCTACCGCGACGAGGTCGGCGAGCTCAACGCCGATGGCCGCTACAAGCATATCGATATCGCGCGCATCCACCCGGACGACGGCAATCCGGAGTGGCCGCAGATCGCCAAGGGCGCGCGGGAGAAATTCCTGAACGAGCACCGGCACGCCGAGGACGAGGTGCGGTTCTTCGCCGCCGGACGCGGCTGCTTCTACCTGCACCTGGGCGAGGAGGTGCTGGCCACCGTGTGCGAGGCGGGCGATCTGCTCTCGGTGCCCGCGGGCACGCTGCACTGGTTCGATATGGGTACCAGGCCCGATTTCATCGCCATCCGGTTCTTCGAGGAGGAGGACGGCTGGATCGGTGATTTCAGCGGGGACCGGATCAGCGAAAGCTTCCCCACCCTCGACGAATTGCTGATCGCCCCGTGA
- the mtnA gene encoding S-methyl-5-thioribose-1-phosphate isomerase — protein MDDSSLTWDDGVLVTIDQRGLPHEVRELRLGTVDEIIDAIRALAIRGAPAIGIAGAFGVVIATRAHTAAGVVDVPRVRAEAERIADARPTAVNLAWAVRRVVERVAEGAEAVLAETLAMVAEDSRVNRAAATHAADLVLRLCPDRPLRVLTHCNTGRLATSAFGTAIGALRVLAERGAIEDVLVDETRPLLQGARLTAWELAEAGIPHRLTIDSAAAWAMATGQVDCVIVGADRITANGDVANKIGTYALALAARHHGIPFIVVAPESTRDTTMATGADIVVEQRAAAEVTGFGGVATAPANTRVFNPAFDVTPGELVTAVVTEHGIVYSNEDAPGDEIAGIAREMYARGWMPGTAGNISVRSGDHAVITGSGLSKGELTAADMVTVHVGDSTPVGSQRRKPSAETTIHTAVYRTRPAAAVVHIHPPYATTLFTLNGAPDAPTTLRVTDFELIKGLGAQDPALIDIPIFPNWPDVARIGADIERYLTENPTAPPVLGIAGHGITAWGDNLSQARDRAECLEALCELVARTGRRHAFATRNEILEIGLT, from the coding sequence ATGGACGACAGTTCTCTGACCTGGGACGACGGTGTGCTGGTCACCATCGACCAGCGCGGACTGCCACATGAGGTGCGCGAGCTGCGCCTCGGCACCGTCGACGAGATCATCGACGCCATCCGGGCGCTGGCCATCCGCGGCGCGCCCGCCATCGGCATCGCGGGCGCGTTCGGCGTCGTCATCGCCACCCGCGCGCACACCGCGGCGGGCGTTGTCGACGTGCCGCGGGTCCGGGCCGAGGCCGAGCGCATCGCCGACGCCCGCCCCACCGCGGTGAACCTGGCCTGGGCGGTGCGCCGCGTCGTCGAGCGGGTGGCCGAGGGCGCCGAGGCGGTGCTCGCCGAGACACTGGCCATGGTCGCCGAGGACAGCCGGGTGAACCGGGCCGCCGCGACCCACGCCGCCGATCTGGTGCTGCGGCTGTGCCCGGACCGGCCGCTGCGCGTGCTCACCCACTGCAATACCGGCCGCCTGGCCACCAGCGCTTTCGGCACCGCCATCGGCGCGCTGCGGGTGCTCGCCGAGCGCGGCGCCATCGAGGACGTGCTGGTCGACGAGACCCGCCCGCTGCTGCAGGGCGCGCGGCTCACCGCATGGGAGCTGGCCGAGGCCGGAATTCCGCACCGGCTCACCATCGATTCCGCGGCGGCATGGGCGATGGCCACCGGACAGGTCGACTGCGTGATCGTCGGCGCGGACCGCATCACCGCCAACGGCGACGTCGCCAACAAGATCGGCACATACGCGCTGGCCCTTGCCGCGCGGCACCACGGAATTCCGTTCATCGTCGTCGCGCCCGAATCCACAAGGGACACAACGATGGCGACCGGCGCGGATATCGTGGTGGAGCAGCGGGCCGCCGCGGAGGTCACCGGATTCGGCGGTGTCGCAACGGCTCCCGCGAACACCAGGGTTTTCAATCCGGCGTTCGACGTGACGCCCGGCGAGCTGGTGACGGCCGTCGTCACCGAGCACGGCATCGTCTACTCGAACGAGGACGCGCCGGGCGACGAGATCGCCGGCATTGCCCGCGAAATGTATGCGCGCGGCTGGATGCCGGGCACCGCGGGCAATATCTCGGTGCGGTCCGGCGACCATGCGGTGATCACGGGCAGCGGGCTGTCCAAGGGCGAGCTGACCGCCGCCGATATGGTCACCGTGCACGTCGGCGACTCCACCCCGGTCGGGTCGCAGCGTCGTAAACCCTCGGCGGAGACCACGATTCACACCGCGGTGTACCGGACCAGGCCCGCCGCGGCCGTCGTGCACATCCATCCGCCCTATGCCACAACGCTTTTCACGCTGAACGGCGCGCCGGACGCGCCGACCACCTTGCGCGTCACCGATTTCGAGCTGATCAAGGGGCTCGGCGCACAGGATCCGGCGCTGATCGATATCCCGATCTTCCCGAACTGGCCCGACGTCGCGCGCATCGGCGCCGACATCGAGCGCTACCTGACCGAAAACCCCACCGCGCCACCGGTTCTCGGAATCGCCGGACACGGCATCACCGCGTGGGGGGACAATCTGTCACAGGCACGCGACCGCGCGGAATGCCTGGAGGCGCTGTGCGAGCTGGTCGCCCGCACCGGTCGCCGCCACGCGTTCGCGACGCGCAACGAGATTCTCGAGATTGGACTGACATGA
- a CDS encoding NTP transferase domain-containing protein, which produces MTAADAIVLAGGRASRMGGVDKPAIVIGGRSMLDAALRAVAGCEHTVVVGPHRPELDPAIRQVREVPPGSGPVAALGAGVRALGDTAAPLLVVLAADLPFLTESTVAELIRHTVESGAAAVFAEDESGRPQYLVGVWRRSALKKALEQLDSLTNQPMKALVPADTVLVPVPGIADCDTEEAVRQARTLAGDPVTVADPTTVGRPALSLDEARNLLRTGISHLVAYRAELRSVRGAALAEPLRAAGPLPRFDVSAMDGYAVAGDGPWRLRRDIGFAGGQRPVGLLPGEAVRIATGAHVPDGTTAVLRDEFVRIEAETLHRLPGTPVRDDIRRRGEDRNPGDLVAPEGTSVGDALISAAASVEVTEAGVRGPVRARVVMTGDEIRGDGPLHTGQTRDSIGPILPDLLSWYGIRTVDRTHLRDTPNGFDEVLGATTDCDLLIVVGATGGGAADQLREAVARAQARILVHRLRLRPGGSTLVAELGSGTVVLGLPGNPFAAIATLTALAPSVVDGLTGRRPGRAQTGPLHNAGAIAGPVPRIVPARIAPQGGWLGDPSIRTAHLGGLIDRDGLVVVPAGARDGDPVEFLPLRP; this is translated from the coding sequence GTGACGGCCGCCGATGCCATCGTGCTCGCCGGTGGGCGCGCCAGCCGGATGGGCGGGGTGGACAAACCCGCGATCGTTATCGGCGGGCGGTCCATGCTAGACGCGGCGCTGCGTGCCGTCGCGGGCTGCGAGCACACGGTCGTTGTCGGCCCGCACCGGCCGGAATTGGATCCGGCGATCCGGCAGGTGCGGGAGGTGCCGCCCGGATCGGGTCCGGTGGCCGCGCTGGGCGCCGGGGTGCGCGCGCTCGGCGATACGGCCGCGCCGCTGCTGGTGGTGCTGGCCGCCGATCTGCCGTTCCTGACGGAATCGACGGTGGCCGAACTGATCCGGCACACGGTGGAGTCCGGTGCGGCCGCGGTGTTCGCCGAGGACGAGTCGGGCCGCCCACAGTACCTGGTCGGGGTTTGGCGCCGCTCGGCGCTGAAAAAGGCGCTGGAGCAATTGGATTCGCTGACCAATCAGCCGATGAAGGCGCTGGTGCCCGCGGATACGGTGCTGGTGCCGGTCCCCGGAATCGCCGATTGCGATACCGAGGAGGCGGTGCGGCAGGCCAGGACGTTGGCGGGCGATCCGGTCACCGTCGCCGATCCGACTACCGTTGGGCGGCCCGCGCTTTCGCTCGACGAGGCGCGAAATCTGCTGCGCACCGGAATCTCTCACCTGGTGGCCTATCGGGCGGAGCTGCGTTCGGTGCGCGGCGCCGCGCTGGCCGAACCGCTGCGTGCCGCCGGACCTCTTCCGCGCTTCGATGTTTCGGCCATGGACGGATATGCCGTCGCCGGGGACGGGCCGTGGCGGCTGCGCCGCGATATCGGTTTCGCGGGCGGGCAGCGGCCGGTGGGACTGCTACCCGGCGAGGCGGTGCGGATCGCGACCGGCGCCCATGTGCCGGACGGGACCACCGCCGTGCTGCGCGACGAATTCGTCCGCATCGAGGCCGAGACGCTGCATCGGCTGCCGGGCACCCCGGTCCGCGACGATATCCGCCGCAGGGGCGAGGACCGCAATCCCGGCGATCTCGTTGCGCCGGAGGGCACCTCGGTCGGCGACGCGCTGATCTCGGCGGCGGCCAGCGTAGAGGTCACCGAGGCCGGTGTGCGCGGCCCGGTGCGGGCGCGTGTCGTCATGACCGGCGACGAGATCCGCGGCGACGGCCCGCTGCACACCGGGCAGACCCGCGACTCGATCGGGCCGATTCTGCCGGATCTGTTGTCCTGGTATGGCATTCGGACTGTCGATCGCACCCACCTGCGGGACACTCCGAACGGCTTCGACGAAGTGCTCGGCGCGACAACGGATTGCGATCTGCTGATCGTCGTCGGCGCGACCGGCGGCGGAGCGGCGGACCAGCTGCGCGAGGCGGTCGCCCGAGCGCAGGCGCGAATTCTGGTGCACCGCCTGCGCTTACGGCCGGGTGGCTCGACCTTGGTCGCCGAGCTCGGCTCCGGAACGGTGGTGCTCGGGCTGCCGGGCAACCCGTTCGCGGCGATAGCCACCCTGACGGCGCTCGCGCCATCGGTGGTGGACGGGCTGACCGGCAGGCGCCCGGGCCGTGCGCAGACCGGCCCGCTGCACAATGCGGGCGCCATCGCCGGGCCGGTGCCCCGCATCGTGCCCGCCAGGATCGCGCCACAGGGCGGCTGGCTCGGCGACCCGAGTATCCGCACCGCCCACCTCGGCGGGCTCATCGATCGCGACGGGCTCGTCGTGGTGCCCGCCGGCGCACGCGACGGCGATCCGGTCGAATTCCTGCCGCTGCGGCCGTAA
- a CDS encoding DUF1330 domain-containing protein: MTAYGFAHLRSRRPHPDIIEYLERIQATLDPFAGEFVIHGTPVEVVEGDWPGSMVLIGFPTMEQARAWYRSPEYRAILRLRTDHIDGDLLLIDGVGPDYDPARRAAQLRTEPGYRAAD, from the coding sequence ATGACCGCCTACGGATTCGCCCATCTGCGCAGCCGACGCCCGCATCCGGACATCATCGAGTATCTGGAACGCATCCAGGCGACCCTCGACCCGTTCGCGGGCGAATTCGTCATCCACGGCACACCCGTCGAGGTGGTGGAGGGCGATTGGCCCGGATCGATGGTGTTGATCGGCTTTCCGACCATGGAGCAGGCGCGGGCCTGGTATCGCTCACCCGAGTACCGGGCCATCCTGCGGCTGCGCACCGACCACATCGACGGCGACCTGCTGCTGATCGACGGTGTCGGACCGGACTACGACCCGGCCCGGCGGGCCGCCCAGCTGCGCACCGAACCCGGATATCGCGCGGCCGACTGA
- a CDS encoding alpha/beta fold hydrolase yields the protein MSSLNIHRFGPAGAPQVLALHGVTGHGKRWEQVAERLPGVRVIAPDLRGHGRSTPLPPWDFETIVADLVELFAAEIDAPVVVVGHSFGGAVALHLLQRYSELVRRLVLLDPAIGLDPAWLNEIALASVASPDYTDVAEARMDKQARAWGDVDPDILEAELTEHLIPTANGRVGWRINNAAITAYWGQLAREFVLPPAELPTVLVQAMKVRPPFVTPEFRAALTARLGDNLTVHEWDCDHMVAQARPDEVAALIRAVL from the coding sequence GTGTCATCGCTGAACATTCACCGCTTCGGTCCGGCCGGAGCACCCCAGGTCCTCGCCCTGCACGGAGTGACCGGGCACGGCAAACGCTGGGAGCAGGTCGCCGAGCGGCTGCCCGGAGTCCGCGTCATCGCACCCGATCTGCGCGGGCACGGTCGCTCGACACCGCTGCCGCCATGGGATTTCGAAACGATCGTCGCGGACCTGGTCGAGCTGTTCGCCGCGGAGATCGATGCGCCGGTGGTCGTCGTCGGCCACTCGTTCGGCGGTGCGGTGGCATTGCATCTGCTCCAGCGTTATTCGGAGTTGGTGCGGCGGCTGGTGCTGCTCGATCCGGCGATCGGGCTGGATCCGGCCTGGCTCAACGAGATAGCGCTGGCCTCGGTCGCCTCCCCCGACTACACCGATGTGGCGGAGGCCAGGATGGACAAGCAGGCACGCGCCTGGGGCGATGTCGATCCGGACATATTGGAGGCCGAGCTCACCGAACATCTGATCCCCACCGCGAACGGTCGGGTCGGCTGGCGGATCAACAATGCGGCGATCACCGCGTACTGGGGTCAGCTGGCCCGCGAATTCGTGCTTCCGCCAGCCGAATTGCCGACAGTGCTGGTGCAGGCGATGAAGGTGCGCCCGCCGTTCGTCACCCCGGAATTCCGGGCCGCGCTCACCGCCCGGTTGGGCGACAATCTGACGGTGCACGAATGGGATTGTGATCACATGGTCGCGCAGGCCCGCCCGGACGAGGTCGCGGCGCTGATCCGCGCGGTGCTCTGA
- a CDS encoding class I SAM-dependent methyltransferase: MSREFEELVAEAAAAPVDGWDFGWLDGRANEQRPSWGYQRLMSARLAKVDAALDIQTGGGEVLAGAGEFPRLMAATESWPPNIAKATQLLHPLGVVVVANSAEPPLPFGDNAFDLVVSRHPVRPWWTEIARVLRPSGAYLAQHVGPASVFELVEYFTGPQPPEVRRSRHPDDERAAAEAAGLEIVELRPERLRVEFFDIGAVVYFLRKVPWMVPDFDVDRYADTLRKMHSEITANGSFLAHSSRFLIEARKP; encoded by the coding sequence ATGTCCCGAGAATTCGAAGAATTGGTCGCCGAGGCCGCGGCCGCCCCGGTGGACGGCTGGGATTTCGGCTGGCTCGACGGCCGGGCCAATGAACAACGGCCGTCCTGGGGATATCAACGGCTGATGAGCGCACGGCTCGCGAAAGTCGATGCGGCGCTGGATATCCAGACCGGCGGCGGCGAGGTACTCGCCGGGGCCGGTGAATTCCCGCGTCTGATGGCGGCCACCGAATCCTGGCCGCCGAATATCGCGAAGGCCACCCAATTGCTGCATCCGCTCGGAGTGGTGGTCGTCGCGAATTCCGCGGAACCGCCACTTCCATTCGGCGACAATGCGTTCGATCTGGTGGTCAGCAGGCATCCGGTGCGGCCGTGGTGGACGGAAATCGCCAGGGTATTGCGGCCGTCCGGCGCCTACCTGGCCCAACATGTGGGCCCGGCCAGCGTTTTCGAACTGGTCGAGTATTTCACCGGCCCACAGCCGCCGGAAGTCCGGCGCAGCCGCCACCCCGACGACGAGCGCGCCGCCGCGGAGGCCGCCGGACTGGAAATAGTCGAGTTGCGGCCGGAGCGGCTCCGGGTCGAGTTCTTCGATATCGGCGCGGTGGTGTACTTCCTGCGCAAGGTGCCGTGGATGGTGCCGGACTTCGATGTCGATCGATATGCCGATACCTTGCGCAAGATGCATTCGGAAATCACGGCCAACGGATCTTTTCTCGCCCATTCCAGCCGATTCTTGATCGAGGCCCGTAAACCCTGA
- a CDS encoding ATP-dependent helicase — MRSDSAVRLVRRNVAAPRPLAWGADVRALFDALSETGPVRPGWRPWQVLGGPGTGKTALLVELAASRVGGGADPESVLVLTHSKRAAATVRDAVTARLTPDPDGEGGVPGATREPLVRTIHSYAFAVLRRHAAAHGNPPPRLLTGAEQDAVLREMLRGDLADIAAGARGLWPERLRPALGLTGFAEQLRDLMLRTTERGLGPEDLVRLGREHDRPEWVAAGRFAIRYEQSMLLRWSVGVDAPEATAPALDAAELVGAALDALAGDPNLLAAERERIRYLLVDDAQHLDPQAAMLIRAIGATATTVLAGDPDQAIFAFRGADPRFIADPDAPDERRIVLRDNHRCGGAVRVAVARIAARLPGSAPHRIPVPARPDAEAGDGASVRVRVLATPAKEAALIADHLRRAHLTGGIPWSRMAVIVRSVPLSLAPLRRALLAAGVPVQQPVLDTPLARRRGAAWMLLALRALLSEGRRSESFTPEDALDLLSGPLGGADQIALRRLRRGIRRSVLEFERIRGRSAAPGWEPVEPADTPPNDQVPERYFTDAERMVDESDWYGIDEQWTSGADRYGDRDREVDGADDLADSENGADLPGTENATVAAVSREPGDDVGLSIGDRSADDDQANADGIDTGSAQESREGARQRRSLSDMSSAEVLRDLMIGIGDPAILGGLTEVESAPLRRVLGALDRATKARKRGAGLEDVLWALWTASRLERRWLAQSRRGGAAGMQADRDLDAAVGLFDAAAAYVDRLPRASIDGFVEYLAQQEIPFDNAPLTAPGDAVALLSAHAAAGREWDVVAVAAVQEGIWPNPRPRGTLLNTEDLIDLTAGIAEPGERVSRAAPILAEERRLLLVACSRACRSLLVTAVESVAGERDLVPSRFLSELLGHDDDAEPGLLPVVDPGRALVMHALVAELRGAVCDPESEPERRQRAAEQLARLADAGVPGTHPDDWYGTAELSSADPLWAETESAVALSPSTVELLRTCPLRWALERHGGTDGDNPHAVKGNLVHTLVQALAGKVPEAQVRAALDRAWQAVDPGTGWHSRQERRRTEAMLETFMSWVRNTRGELTQAGVEVPVDCVLPARAEDERPVRIRGRVDRLERDALGRFVIVDVKTGKTPVTKQAAVDHAQLATYQVAAAMGALDTGVASAESGRDAVESDGAAGESGRAEPGEQTGMAAGDLGEPGGARLVYVAKPSSKEGATQRMQPPLDAEALDKWRTTIHDAAAATRGPSYLAMRNDGCRHCSVSGSCPVQDAGRQVTDE, encoded by the coding sequence GTGCGATCGGATAGCGCGGTGCGACTTGTTCGCCGGAACGTGGCGGCACCCCGGCCTCTGGCCTGGGGCGCCGACGTTCGCGCACTGTTCGACGCGCTGTCCGAGACCGGGCCGGTGCGGCCGGGTTGGCGGCCGTGGCAGGTGCTGGGTGGACCGGGGACCGGTAAGACCGCGCTGCTGGTCGAGCTGGCCGCGTCCCGCGTTGGCGGCGGGGCCGATCCGGAATCGGTGCTGGTACTGACCCATTCGAAGCGGGCGGCGGCGACCGTCCGCGACGCCGTCACCGCGCGGCTCACCCCGGATCCCGACGGCGAGGGCGGTGTGCCCGGCGCCACCCGGGAACCGCTGGTGCGCACGATCCACTCCTACGCGTTCGCGGTGCTGCGCAGGCATGCCGCCGCGCACGGCAATCCGCCGCCCCGGTTGCTGACCGGTGCCGAACAGGATGCGGTGCTGCGCGAAATGCTGCGCGGCGACCTCGCCGATATCGCGGCGGGCGCGCGCGGGCTGTGGCCGGAACGCCTGCGGCCCGCACTCGGCCTCACCGGATTCGCCGAACAGTTGCGCGATCTCATGTTGCGCACCACCGAACGCGGGCTCGGGCCGGAGGATCTGGTGCGCCTCGGCCGCGAACACGACCGGCCGGAATGGGTGGCCGCGGGCAGATTCGCCATCCGCTACGAGCAGTCGATGCTGCTGCGCTGGTCGGTCGGCGTCGACGCGCCGGAGGCCACCGCGCCCGCACTCGACGCCGCCGAACTCGTCGGCGCGGCATTGGATGCCCTGGCCGGAGATCCGAATCTGCTTGCGGCCGAACGCGAACGCATCCGATACCTGCTGGTGGACGATGCGCAACACCTGGATCCGCAGGCGGCCATGCTGATTCGCGCGATCGGCGCGACGGCGACGACGGTGCTGGCCGGCGATCCGGACCAGGCGATCTTCGCCTTCCGCGGCGCCGATCCGCGCTTCATCGCCGATCCGGACGCCCCCGACGAGCGGCGAATCGTCTTGCGGGACAACCACCGCTGCGGCGGCGCGGTGCGGGTGGCGGTCGCCAGGATCGCGGCCAGGTTGCCGGGCAGTGCGCCGCACCGCATTCCGGTGCCTGCGCGGCCCGATGCGGAGGCGGGCGACGGCGCCTCGGTCCGGGTCCGGGTGCTCGCGACCCCCGCGAAGGAGGCCGCGCTGATCGCCGACCATTTGCGGCGGGCCCATCTCACGGGCGGGATCCCGTGGTCGCGGATGGCGGTGATCGTGCGCTCGGTGCCGCTCTCGCTGGCCCCGCTGCGGCGGGCCCTGCTGGCCGCCGGGGTGCCGGTGCAGCAGCCGGTGCTGGATACGCCGCTGGCTCGGCGGCGCGGCGCGGCCTGGATGCTGCTCGCGCTGCGGGCACTGCTTTCCGAGGGACGGCGATCCGAATCCTTCACCCCGGAAGACGCGCTCGACCTACTGTCCGGACCGCTCGGCGGCGCCGACCAGATCGCGCTGCGCCGGTTGCGTCGCGGAATCCGCCGCAGCGTCCTGGAATTCGAGCGGATCAGGGGACGCTCGGCCGCACCCGGTTGGGAGCCGGTGGAACCGGCCGATACCCCGCCGAATGACCAAGTGCCCGAACGGTATTTCACCGACGCCGAACGGATGGTCGACGAATCCGATTGGTACGGCATCGATGAGCAGTGGACCTCGGGTGCGGATCGATACGGCGATCGTGACCGCGAGGTCGATGGTGCGGACGATCTAGCCGATAGTGAAAACGGTGCCGATCTGCCCGGCACCGAAAACGCCACGGTCGCAGCCGTTTCACGCGAACCGGGAGACGATGTCGGGCTTTCGATCGGCGATCGGTCCGCGGATGACGATCAAGCGAATGCGGATGGAATCGACACCGGATCCGCCCAGGAATCAAGAGAGGGTGCGCGCCAGCGGCGTTCGCTGTCCGATATGTCCTCGGCGGAAGTGCTGCGCGACTTGATGATCGGCATCGGCGACCCGGCCATCCTCGGCGGTCTGACCGAGGTGGAATCGGCGCCACTGCGCCGGGTGCTCGGCGCGCTGGATCGAGCGACGAAGGCGCGTAAGCGCGGCGCGGGCCTGGAGGACGTGCTGTGGGCGCTGTGGACCGCCTCGCGGCTGGAGCGGCGCTGGCTGGCGCAATCCCGGCGCGGCGGCGCGGCGGGCATGCAGGCCGACCGCGACCTCGACGCGGCCGTCGGCCTCTTCGACGCCGCGGCGGCCTACGTCGACCGGCTGCCGCGCGCGAGCATCGACGGCTTCGTGGAATACCTTGCCCAGCAGGAGATCCCGTTCGACAATGCACCGCTCACCGCGCCGGGTGACGCGGTGGCGCTGCTCAGCGCGCATGCCGCGGCGGGCCGGGAATGGGATGTCGTCGCGGTGGCGGCGGTGCAGGAGGGCATCTGGCCGAATCCGCGCCCGCGCGGCACCCTGCTCAACACCGAGGACCTGATCGATCTCACCGCGGGCATCGCCGAACCGGGCGAGCGGGTGAGCCGGGCCGCGCCGATCCTCGCCGAGGAGCGCAGGCTGCTGTTGGTGGCGTGCAGCAGGGCGTGTAGGTCGCTACTGGTCACCGCGGTGGAATCGGTTGCGGGCGAACGAGATCTGGTGCCGTCGCGATTCCTGTCGGAGCTGCTCGGCCACGACGACGATGCCGAACCGGGTCTGCTGCCGGTGGTCGATCCGGGCCGCGCGCTGGTGATGCACGCGCTGGTGGCCGAATTGCGCGGCGCGGTCTGCGATCCCGAATCCGAACCGGAGCGCAGGCAACGCGCGGCCGAGCAGCTGGCCCGGCTGGCCGACGCCGGTGTGCCCGGCACCCATCCCGACGACTGGTACGGCACCGCCGAACTCAGCTCGGCCGACCCGCTGTGGGCGGAAACCGAATCCGCCGTTGCCCTTTCGCCGTCGACGGTGGAGCTGCTTCGCACCTGTCCGCTGCGCTGGGCGCTGGAGCGGCACGGCGGCACCGACGGCGACAACCCGCACGCGGTGAAGGGCAACCTGGTGCACACCCTGGTGCAGGCGCTGGCGGGTAAGGTGCCGGAGGCGCAGGTGCGCGCGGCGCTGGACCGGGCCTGGCAGGCCGTCGACCCGGGCACCGGCTGGCATTCCCGGCAGGAGCGGCGGCGCACCGAGGCCATGCTGGAGACCTTCATGTCCTGGGTGCGCAACACCCGCGGTGAGCTCACCCAGGCCGGGGTGGAGGTGCCGGTCGACTGTGTGCTGCCCGCGCGCGCGGAAGACGAACGGCCCGTACGCATTCGGGGCCGAGTGGACCGGTTGGAGCGGGATGCGCTCGGCCGCTTCGTGATCGTCGATGTGAAGACCGGGAAGACGCCGGTCACCAAACAGGCCGCCGTCGATCACGCCCAGCTGGCGACCTATCAGGTCGCCGCCGCGATGGGTGCGCTCGACACCGGCGTGGCATCCGCCGAATCCGGCCGGGACGCGGTTGAATCCGATGGTGCGGCAGGCGAATCCGGTCGTGCGGAGCCGGGTGAACAGACCGGGATGGCAGCGGGCGATCTCGGCGAGCCCGGCGGCGCCCGGCTGGTCTACGTCGCCAAACCGAGCAGCAAGGAGGGCGCGACCCAGCGCATGCAGCCGCCGCTCGACGCCGAGGCGCTCGACAAGTGGCGCACCACAATTCACGACGCGGCGGCGGCGACCCGGGGCCCCAGCTATCTCGCCATGCGCAACGACGGCTGCCGCCACTGCTCGGTATCCGGCAGCTGCCCGGTGCAGGACGCCGGGAGGCAGGTGACCGACGAGTAG
- a CDS encoding VOC family protein has product MSTRLACVVFDADRPRFVADFWSELLGWSVTVDRADQVDVAAPDPDGLDLALTFLPTRRTKNGKNRIHLDLASRSIDHQRVQVDRALALGARRVDIGQGSVPWVVLADPEGNEFCVLEPREEYVDTGAVAAIVVDTRDPVRLAEFWSTASGWPMTHGGAQAAGLRSATGLGSWLEFVRTPDEKCERNRLHLDLAAFPADDPTAELLRLCAAGATQAVPVHNGAAPGLALTDPETNEFCLLRPAPDRSTV; this is encoded by the coding sequence ATGTCCACCCGCCTGGCGTGCGTCGTCTTCGATGCGGACCGCCCGCGGTTCGTCGCGGACTTCTGGTCCGAGCTGCTCGGCTGGTCCGTAACGGTGGACCGGGCGGATCAGGTGGACGTGGCCGCGCCCGATCCGGACGGCCTCGATCTGGCCCTCACCTTCCTGCCGACGCGGCGAACCAAGAACGGCAAGAACCGCATCCACCTCGATCTGGCCAGCCGGTCGATAGACCATCAGCGGGTGCAGGTGGATCGGGCGCTCGCATTGGGCGCCCGGCGCGTCGATATCGGACAGGGATCGGTGCCGTGGGTGGTGCTCGCCGATCCGGAGGGCAACGAATTCTGTGTGCTGGAACCGCGCGAGGAATACGTGGACACCGGCGCGGTGGCGGCCATCGTGGTGGATACCCGCGATCCGGTGCGGCTTGCCGAATTCTGGTCCACCGCATCGGGTTGGCCGATGACGCACGGCGGCGCGCAGGCGGCCGGGCTGCGCTCGGCCACCGGGCTCGGCTCCTGGCTGGAGTTCGTGCGCACGCCCGACGAGAAGTGTGAACGTAACCGGCTACACCTGGATCTCGCCGCGTTCCCGGCCGACGATCCGACCGCTGAACTGCTGCGATTGTGTGCGGCTGGCGCCACTCAGGCGGTGCCGGTGCACAATGGCGCCGCGCCGGGCCTCGCGCTCACCGATCCGGAAACCAACGAGTTCTGCCTCCTGCGACCAGCTCCCGATCGTTCGACCGTCTGA